Below is a window of Zygotorulaspora mrakii chromosome 3, complete sequence DNA.
AATAACAAACATGTTCACAAATTCTAACTCGAgcattattcaaaatgatgatgattttatCTTGATGCCCTATGTGATTCGAATTTTCTTTGGTAGAGCACAAACACCAAACACCAGTGGGGTCAAGAAAACTAGAAGAAACGCAGTTATATCCTCTCTACCAAGTTTCAGTGATATTTACATTACTCAGTTTTTACAGCTAGGGTATGACAAAATCAACtataaatatttcttcGAGAATGGATATAAAATTGAGGAAGGTGAGTTCTCTTTGATCACGATGAGAAGAATGCTGGGCTTTATTAATATCCTAAATTCCTCATTGACAGTATTAGGCTCTCGATGCTCTCATGTTATAGTGTCGACTGTGAGGCCACTGCTGTATTGTATAGCAATGTCATACCACGATTTGAATAAACAGGATAAAGAGGCACACATGGCTAAAATGGTCAGCAACCTAAGGCAGCAAGCCTTGAAGTGTTTGAACacaatatttgaaaatagtgGTGATCCTTCAACGCTTTTAGAATATCTCGAAGAAATTTATACCGTTGTTATGAGTCCTCGAAtagaaaagtttgaaagcGAGAACTTGCAACAGGTATCGTCCATAATGAAACTGATTTCTTTCTGGTCAACCAATCCGGACATGTATCCATTCTTGTTTTGCGATAACTATTCTTGCCCCAGTGCTTTTATGAAGCTGATTTCAAACGAAAATACTAAAGATGAAGTAATCGGCACTGTACTGGTTGCAGCTAACAATATTGTTTTGTCCCCTATGAATAATGATTCTTATGTTGAACTTGTAACAATTATTGGTGCATCTAGTTTGCAGCATTTGCCGCGTCTGTTCCAGAAGCTAGTAAATCCGGAATATGTTTCAATTGCCACGGAGTTGCTACTTAACCTTATTAAATCAGGCTATGTCCAGGACAACGAAACGCAAAGGTATTTGGTGACGTCATTGACGTCAATCGTGCAGGATCGCTTCAAAGGTATCAACAAACAGGAAGTAGTAAAAGTGCTCAAGATACTATCTATGTTACTTGGAGAGTATACATGTCCCTGGAATGACATTGAAGATCTTTACAAAGCAAGTGCAAAACTATACCAAACGTACGCAGACAGAAAAATCAGGGAGCAGCTCAATGAAGTTTTTCGAGGCTTTGCCAATAATTTTCCCGCCATGAAGAAGGCATCAGACTTTATCAATGACTTAAATTCTTACTCGAGCAGTCGCATGCAGGAATACGATTTTCCGAGAATGCTCACAGCTTTTAAGTCATTTATCGAAAAAGACTACATCGAATATACCGAATTGGAATGGCTCCCAGTGATATCCAACTGTCTCTTCTTTCTGAACGATCCGGACGAAATGGCAGTTAGAACGAACGCGTCACATGCGCTTTTTAAACTAGTTGACTATGTGAATGTACAAGCTAAGGAAGGCCCATCTCAAGCACGATTGAGTTTGATTCAGGATGGTGTCCTGCCACATATACGTACTGGTTTGAGAAGGTACtctgaagaaattcaaagtGAATATATATCTGTGCTTGCTTACATTATAACAAATGGCAAACCCTTCAAAGAACTGCATGATATGCAAGTTCTTTTGTTCGATGGCgatgaagaagcaaattttttttcgaatgTCAATCACATTCAGCTGCACCGTCGTCTAAGGGCAATCAGGAGATTAAGAGAATTCGGCAAAGATTTATCAGGTAATAGTATCGCACATTATTTACTGCCTATTATCGAACATTATATTTTCTCTGGAGAGGAAAAATATAGAAACATTGGCAATGAAGCATTACTTACAGTAGGAGCTCTTTCTAACTATATGACATGGAACCAATACAAGGCCCTGTTCAGGCGGTACATCTCTCTtctgaaatcaaagacAGATAACGTTAAAGAAGTGGTTGGCTTAATAGCGCaaatctcattttctttgaaaaatacgaTGTGTTCAGTAAAAGATACGAATGAGGTACTAAATGGTCTTAGAAAATTTCCCACGAAATCTGAGGAACCTCGAAAGTTTATAACTAATGAGATTTTACCcactttatcaaaaattttagacATAAGAGACACAGAAACAATTGTTGCCCGTATACCTCTGGCGGAAGCTCTTGTAAATTTAATACTTGGTCTGAAAGAGGAAGACACAGTTTCTTTACTCCCTGGAATATTGACTAGTTTATGTCAAGTTTTAAGAAGTAAGTCTGAAGAGCTTCGTGATGCGACTAGGAAGTCACTCGCAAAAATTACCATTAGCTTGGGCTCTAATTACTTGTCATTCATAATAAAGGAATTGACATCCGCTTTGAAAAGAGGGTCTCAAATCCATGTTTTAAGTTATACGGTCCATTACGTGTTAACTACATTAAGTGAGACACTAAACCATTCAGATTTGGACACATCGGCCTCAATGCTTGTGAAGATAATAATGGAAGATATCTTTGGAAGTGCGGGCTTGGAAAAGGACTCTGACAACTATAGCACAAAGGTGAAAGAAGTCAAAGTTAATAAAAGCTACGACACAGCAGAAATTTTGGCATCTAACGTCACCTTGCCCGTTTTTGGTACTTTGATTAATCCTGTCAGGGCTTTGCTACATGAGAGAATCAACTTGAAGAGCCAAAATAAACTGAACGAGCTTTTAAGAAGATTCAGCTTAGggttgaagaaaaattcgGAAGGATCTTCCATCAATGCCCTAACTTTATGTCATGAAATATACTTACAATCACAAAATGAGCAATTTAGAAAGGCTTATGTCTCGTCAGCCAAAGTGGATGAAAGtaaagagttttttttaGTGAATCTGAATGCTAAACTTTCTCGCGTCCAAAATGAAACAACAACACTGGTCAATACGacattgcaaaaatttgcatTGGACTTGCTACAAGCGATTTTGGTTAAGCATAGGCAACTTTTGGATGTAGCCTACCTAGAAGGTTTTGTTCCTCTTTTGAGAGAGTCTTTAGATTCTGATAACGAGGCAGTACTCTCCAGTGCTTTCAAACTTTTAGCATTGTTTGTAAAACTAGACTTTTCCGATGATTCAGAGAgtgttttcaaaaattacGCAAGAAAAGTGTTGAATATTATTAAGGAGTCACCATCAACTGTCAGTGAGCTATGTCAATTGGGGCTTAAATTTCTTGCGGCTATTATTCGTCACAAGGACATCAAGCTTAAAGAGACAGCTTTGAGCTATGTTTTATCAAGAATTCTCCCCGATCTAAATGAGCCCAACAAGCAAGGACTtgcattcaattttttgaaagcattAGTAAGCAAGCATATCGTTCTGCCAGAATTATATGATGTTCTTGATACTGTCAAAGAAATAATGGTCACtaatcattcaaaagaaatacGGGACGTCTCAAGAAGTGTTTTTTACCAATTTCTTATGGAATATGATCAAAGCAGAGGACGCCTGGAAAAgcaattcaaattcatgGTCGATAACTTACAGTATCCTTCCCCAGAGGGTAGACAATCTGTCATGGAACTGATCAATCTTATAACTACTAAAGCAAACTCTGCATTGATTACAAAATTGTCCTCTTCACTTTTTGTTGGTCTTTCTAATGTAGCCTTCAATGATGATGCATTTCGTTGCCAAGAAATGGCTACTATTTTACTGTCAAACTTACTGAAAAAGCTCAATGAATCAGACCTCGATATAATACACAAATACATTATCGCTTGGTTATCCCAGTCTCATGATGTTTTGTTCTTAAGCCTTGGTCttagaattttcaaaatatatgtGACCAGCATAGGTCTTGGTCACAACAGTACCTTGGATGAACTAGCATTGACGCGTGTCAAGTCTATCATTGGTCAGACTGACTCAGATTCTGAAAGTCAATGGGAGCTGGTTTATTCTGCCTTGAGTTTGTTTGCTGTATATTGTCGAGACTCTGAAATCATTTATCAGGAGAGTATCAAGAGAACGTGGAGCAGTGTAATAGATTGTTTACTGTATCCTCACCTCTGGGTACGTCAAGCAGCAGCACGACTTGCAAGTCATCTGATTTGCAATGCTAGCAAATTTAAGGTACCATTTTCCGATGAAGAAATACAAAGGATAGCATACAAAATTATGCGCCAACTAAGTGCTCCCTCAATTTCCGAAGAGCTCGCATCTACTTCGGTAAAGACTTTAGTCACAATTTGCAACTACTGGAAGCAAAATAATACGGcatatattcaaaaaaatgagagaaGTAGTTTTGAAACAGCTTATACTAATCCCATTGATTTTGTGATAACAAAAATAAGTGCGATAATTCGAAGTGAAGAAAACCCTATCGATTCATTCATGTCAAAAAAGTCATGCATTCAACTGTTTGCCCTGCTCATTCAGATGCTGAATGAGGAAGCTTTGAACGCGGAAGCTGAGAAGATTATTTTACCACTATACGTATATGTGGAGTATGACAACAGCATCTCTTTAACGAATCAACAACTAGAACTTCGCACTATCTCCCAAGAATGTTTGCAAATCCTTGAAACGAAGATGTCCATTTCTGATTTCACCACCGCATATGCCAACGTGAAGCAAAATGTGATGGAGAGAAGACGCCAACGTAAAGTAAAGCGGTCTATACTTGCTGTGACAGATCCTGAAGCAGCAGCACAACGGAAGTTGAGGAAACATGCTAGATCTAGGCAAACAAGGAAACACGAGAAAGACGAAAACGGCTACTATCAAAGGAAGAATAGAAAAAGTAGAATGTGATTCTATCAATATTGCATAGTTTCGCTCTTGCTTGTATGTTCTACGCATTTTTAGCTAgatatgtatatattaCATTTTGTTTACTTTTGCATTTTACACAATGAAGATAAATCGAAATATGGCTTGCATTACTCTCTATATCTCGCTTGTTAGTACGTCTGCACTCTCatcttctccttcttcatcttcgtcttcttcctcctctaGCTGTGTTATTTCTGATTCAGGatatctttcttcttcttcctcaccaagatcttcttcttcttcttcttcttcttcaacctcctcatcatcttcttcttcttcttcacgTTTAATTTCCTCACTcactctttcttcttcttctccCTCTGCTCCTTCTCCATCTTCATTGTTTCTTGCATCGCCGGTTCTCGATGAGTATATTTCCATTTCCTTGTGGTATCTTTCTCGATCTTCGTTATACAGTTCATAGTATGGTTTCCTGTCATCTTCACTTAAGCTTTTCCAAGCTTCCGTTAAATCCCGTGTGACATCTTGAGAGCCGTTTTCcctcattttttctttgttcatTTCACAAAAGATTAAATAAGCATTTGTCGGTCTTTTAGGCATGTTTGGATCCCTATGTTTTGCCTTTTGTCTTTTATTCTTCGATTTTTTATGCGGTTTCATCAATAACTCTTTCTTGAACGATTCTAAAGATGGCAGTGGGTTTTGATAGCGCAGTTCTGGATCTGATTCCACTCTTGTTTCTAACCTCTCAAGCAGTACACTGTACTCCAACTTAAGACGCTTAACGGAGAGTCGTGTGCGTTGTATGGCAAGTGCCAATACCTCATTTCCCTCCTTCAAATTATCAACTTTCCGTTTCAAGTCATTGTCTGCCATTGCTGTACCTCAATTAGCAAACTCGACCTGCAAATGATATAAGGACAAACGTAGTATCTCGCAATCTGAAAATACACTCGTAATAATCGCTATTGAATTCCAAATGCTGAAAATTAAATTCTTTAGTGCTTTTGTCGCTTGACAGCACCAATTGAACAGGTcgcatttttcaaattttatttgttATAACATGACGTTCTTCCAAAATCCCTTCC
It encodes the following:
- the NHP10 gene encoding Nhp10p (similar to Saccharomyces cerevisiae NHP10 (YDL002C); ancestral locus Anc_3.210), which produces MADNDLKRKVDNLKEGNEVLALAIQRTRLSVKRLKLEYSVLLERLETRVESDPELRYQNPLPSLESFKKELLMKPHKKSKNKRQKAKHRDPNMPKRPTNAYLIFCEMNKEKMRENGSQDVTRDLTEAWKSLSEDDRKPYYELYNEDRERYHKEMEIYSSRTGDARNNEDGEGAEGEEEERVSEEIKREEEEEDDEEVEEEEEEEEDLGEEEEERYPESEITQLEEEEDEDEEGEDESADVLTSEI
- the UTP20 gene encoding Utp20p (similar to Saccharomyces cerevisiae UTP20 (YBL004W); ancestral locus Anc_3.211) gives rise to the protein MVKQRGTARAGKRYRYSSFKDKIDDLRIEPLRNLQKRVDDDSVESSHFLTSFEQWKERNLSAGFTKFGEEVDGMIQTLPQLIYHEEKILETLLKYIDKHEETSLQPLLDLLAQFCHDIGPDFLQFYEKVLISLIGLLDEAKILDSAEIFEWGFNCLAYIFKYLSKYLTKDLVPTFSLLFPLLSHSKEYISRFSAEALSFLIRKSSSKSLKCFVSYSFDRLQNEDSESFYEGLLTLFSESLLSTAEALHSKSRMILNILLNSVLEEGNTGTTADLFCDIWIRIANHASQGNLAPLYKDITAELALNLADEKHERIVHILSTLVFSESGRKVDSWSDIMSITTKLISQESSSINPHAIAFLLAALMRNCDVKHLTVYHRSFFEYFLAAHPDHFINFFKATLGFTTERLLTYNGSKYLQKYIDSHWATNGKKIALFLLDMQGTPSISNRFTISIPNKFREAALTSLGSLSSIVSHDTLLEMQWNIIILKHSSLLADPKISRVTSHLVRLFLAQKSFNDFEKDILGSLLEVTFFRTHEEFVGCVKAILDRLKSLQDSLFFVNGLNSLLSTVKGTSELEEIFRCRKVELCLSDNLLLPETKIRNGTFELLKTVFKFQNKEFPEVLKSSQIIEQIPLTLENARDITTRIRSIESQYYKYESDMIVNNILFKHLFGLLTVRFSPVWEGIYEVIPKMYSKDQGLVWELLMHTLRYPDETFTLNYPDQPMALDNNLVSWSSSISRFNDTIQLFSKGWEFCENIESSLLHLMKMRRGNGEVSAQLRSQVLKIMLLLPQLVERHSKDIVPFLFNEAELEEIFEGQEQEQVIFKSAATWTEADRNTLLKVIGKFKNIKAIYKSSEVHERFLVLLGSRNTEVQRLALDGLLAYRDPTIVKYRDNLKNLLDDTLFNDEITNMFTNSNSSIIQNDDDFILMPYVIRIFFGRAQTPNTSGVKKTRRNAVISSLPSFSDIYITQFLQLGYDKINYKYFFENGYKIEEGEFSLITMRRMLGFINILNSSLTVLGSRCSHVIVSTVRPLLYCIAMSYHDLNKQDKEAHMAKMVSNLRQQALKCLNTIFENSGDPSTLLEYLEEIYTVVMSPRIEKFESENLQQVSSIMKLISFWSTNPDMYPFLFCDNYSCPSAFMKLISNENTKDEVIGTVLVAANNIVLSPMNNDSYVELVTIIGASSLQHLPRLFQKLVNPEYVSIATELLLNLIKSGYVQDNETQRYLVTSLTSIVQDRFKGINKQEVVKVLKILSMLLGEYTCPWNDIEDLYKASAKLYQTYADRKIREQLNEVFRGFANNFPAMKKASDFINDLNSYSSSRMQEYDFPRMLTAFKSFIEKDYIEYTELEWLPVISNCLFFLNDPDEMAVRTNASHALFKLVDYVNVQAKEGPSQARLSLIQDGVLPHIRTGLRRYSEEIQSEYISVLAYIITNGKPFKELHDMQVLLFDGDEEANFFSNVNHIQLHRRLRAIRRLREFGKDLSGNSIAHYLLPIIEHYIFSGEEKYRNIGNEALLTVGALSNYMTWNQYKALFRRYISLLKSKTDNVKEVVGLIAQISFSLKNTMCSVKDTNEVLNGLRKFPTKSEEPRKFITNEILPTLSKILDIRDTETIVARIPLAEALVNLILGLKEEDTVSLLPGILTSLCQVLRSKSEELRDATRKSLAKITISLGSNYLSFIIKELTSALKRGSQIHVLSYTVHYVLTTLSETLNHSDLDTSASMLVKIIMEDIFGSAGLEKDSDNYSTKVKEVKVNKSYDTAEILASNVTLPVFGTLINPVRALLHERINLKSQNKLNELLRRFSLGLKKNSEGSSINALTLCHEIYLQSQNEQFRKAYVSSAKVDESKEFFLVNLNAKLSRVQNETTTLVNTTLQKFALDLLQAILVKHRQLLDVAYLEGFVPLLRESLDSDNEAVLSSAFKLLALFVKLDFSDDSESVFKNYARKVLNIIKESPSTVSELCQLGLKFLAAIIRHKDIKLKETALSYVLSRILPDLNEPNKQGLAFNFLKALVSKHIVLPELYDVLDTVKEIMVTNHSKEIRDVSRSVFYQFLMEYDQSRGRLEKQFKFMVDNLQYPSPEGRQSVMELINLITTKANSALITKLSSSLFVGLSNVAFNDDAFRCQEMATILLSNLLKKLNESDLDIIHKYIIAWLSQSHDVLFLSLGLRIFKIYVTSIGLGHNSTLDELALTRVKSIIGQTDSDSESQWELVYSALSLFAVYCRDSEIIYQESIKRTWSSVIDCLLYPHLWVRQAAARLASHLICNASKFKVPFSDEEIQRIAYKIMRQLSAPSISEELASTSVKTLVTICNYWKQNNTAYIQKNERSSFETAYTNPIDFVITKISAIIRSEENPIDSFMSKKSCIQLFALLIQMLNEEALNAEAEKIILPLYVYVEYDNSISLTNQQLELRTISQECLQILETKMSISDFTTAYANVKQNVMERRRQRKVKRSILAVTDPEAAAQRKLRKHARSRQTRKHEKDENGYYQRKNRKSRM